Proteins encoded in a region of the Apilactobacillus apisilvae genome:
- a CDS encoding DUF1146 domain-containing protein, which yields MNISNLIDIIIQLFFISISFWCIKDIHLEQYIHMHENQFKILLTLLSIMLGFSCGSFFIWIINTIYNF from the coding sequence ATGAATATTAGTAATTTAATAGATATAATAATTCAATTATTTTTTATTAGTATCTCCTTTTGGTGTATTAAAGATATACATTTAGAGCAATACATTCACATGCATGAAAATCAGTTTAAAATTTTATTAACTTTATTATCAATAATGCTAGGTTTTTCTTGTGGATCATTTTTTATTTGGATTATAAATACAATATATAATTTTTAA
- the murA gene encoding UDP-N-acetylglucosamine 1-carboxyvinyltransferase, translating to MDKIVVNGGRRLSGSVHIEGAKNAVLPIMAATILASNGKTKLNNVPLLSDVYIMNELLKQLDVNINFDTKNNSMQLDASNDILYKAPLKYVSKMRASIVVMGPLLARLGHAKVALPGGCAIGSRPIDIHLKGFELLGATIKQHDGYVEAFAENGLKGNDIYLDFPSVGATQNIMMAATLADGETTIENVAKEPEIVDLANILNKMGAHVSGAGTSKLKIKGVSQLHGTEHNVLQDRIEAGTFMVAAALTHGNVLIENGESQYNEPLIAKLQEMGVTVKIEDHGIRVIGPEKLTSVDIKTLPYPGFPTDMQPQMMVLQLASAGSSMLTETVFENRFMHLGELSRMNAKFHINGQTVILDGPTEFSGAEVSATDLRAAAALVLAGLVADGSTQVTNLKYLDRGYYDFHDKLKRLGADIKRICLDENDEVTE from the coding sequence TTGGATAAAATCGTTGTAAATGGCGGTCGTAGATTATCTGGTAGTGTTCATATTGAAGGTGCAAAAAATGCAGTTTTACCTATTATGGCAGCTACTATTTTAGCTAGTAATGGTAAAACTAAGTTGAATAATGTTCCTTTGCTTTCTGATGTCTACATCATGAATGAATTACTTAAACAATTAGATGTCAATATAAATTTTGATACTAAAAATAATTCAATGCAATTAGATGCATCGAATGATATTTTATATAAAGCACCATTGAAATATGTTTCAAAAATGCGTGCATCTATTGTTGTTATGGGACCATTATTGGCTAGATTAGGACATGCTAAAGTAGCTTTACCTGGAGGATGTGCAATTGGATCTAGACCTATTGATATTCATTTAAAAGGTTTTGAATTGTTAGGTGCCACAATTAAACAACATGACGGATATGTTGAAGCCTTTGCTGAAAATGGACTTAAAGGAAATGATATTTACTTAGATTTTCCAAGTGTTGGTGCTACTCAAAATATTATGATGGCAGCTACTTTAGCTGATGGTGAAACAACAATTGAAAATGTTGCTAAAGAACCAGAAATCGTTGATTTAGCTAATATTCTTAATAAAATGGGTGCTCATGTTAGTGGTGCTGGAACTAGTAAATTAAAGATTAAAGGTGTATCTCAGCTTCATGGAACTGAACATAATGTTCTTCAAGATCGTATTGAAGCCGGTACTTTCATGGTTGCCGCAGCTTTAACACATGGAAATGTTTTAATTGAAAATGGCGAAAGCCAATATAATGAACCGTTAATTGCTAAGTTGCAGGAAATGGGCGTTACTGTAAAAATAGAAGATCATGGTATAAGAGTTATCGGACCTGAAAAACTTACATCAGTGGATATTAAGACTCTACCATATCCTGGATTTCCAACAGACATGCAACCTCAAATGATGGTTTTACAATTAGCTTCTGCGGGTAGCAGTATGTTAACTGAAACGGTTTTTGAAAATCGTTTTATGCATTTAGGTGAATTGAGTAGAATGAATGCAAAATTTCACATTAATGGTCAAACAGTTATCTTAGATGGCCCTACAGAATTTAGTGGGGCTGAAGTTTCTGCCACTGACTTAAGAGCCGCCGCAGCATTAGTATTGGCCGGATTAGTAGCCGATGGCAGCACCCAAGTTACTAATTTAAAATATTTAGATCGCGGATATTATGACTTTCATGACAAATTAAAACGATTGGGCGCTGATATAAAAAGAATTTGTTTAGATGAAAATGATGAAGTTACTGAATAA
- the mreB gene encoding rod shape-determining protein has product MVKDIGIDLGTANVLIYVTGKGIVLNEPSVVAIDIQTNKVLSVGSEAYKMVGRTPSNIRAIRPLKDGVISDFDVTEQMLTYFINKLSVKGFMSKPKTMICAPTNITNIERKAIIQAAEKAGGGKVYLEEEPKVAAIGAGMNIFQPKGNMVIDLGGGTADIAVISLGDIVASKSIRVAGDVMNTQISSYIRDKYKMVIGEHTAEKIKIQIGTATVDDQEVKEMEVRGRDAIGGMPKSITLTSPEVQEAISDTVTQIIEAAKDVLEVVPPELASDIVDRGIMLTGGGALLKGLDHAISKVLTVPVIISESPLDNVAKGAGALLEHMNKTEKSKD; this is encoded by the coding sequence ATGGTAAAAGATATCGGCATTGATTTGGGAACTGCCAATGTTTTAATCTATGTGACTGGTAAAGGAATTGTTTTAAATGAACCTTCAGTAGTTGCAATTGATATTCAAACTAATAAAGTTTTATCCGTTGGCTCTGAGGCCTACAAAATGGTTGGTAGAACACCAAGTAATATTCGAGCAATCCGTCCACTGAAAGATGGAGTTATTTCAGATTTTGATGTAACTGAACAAATGCTTACATACTTTATTAATAAATTAAGTGTAAAAGGCTTTATGTCTAAACCTAAAACTATGATTTGTGCACCAACTAATATTACTAATATTGAGAGAAAGGCTATCATTCAAGCCGCTGAAAAAGCTGGAGGCGGTAAAGTCTATCTTGAAGAAGAACCTAAAGTAGCAGCTATTGGTGCCGGTATGAATATCTTTCAACCAAAGGGTAATATGGTAATTGATTTAGGTGGAGGAACTGCTGATATTGCAGTTATATCATTGGGTGATATTGTTGCAAGTAAATCAATTCGTGTTGCCGGTGATGTCATGAATACACAAATTTCTTCTTATATCAGGGATAAATATAAAATGGTAATTGGTGAACACACTGCTGAAAAAATTAAGATTCAGATTGGTACAGCAACCGTTGATGATCAAGAAGTTAAAGAAATGGAAGTTCGAGGTAGAGATGCTATTGGTGGAATGCCAAAATCAATAACTTTAACTAGTCCTGAAGTTCAGGAAGCAATTTCTGATACTGTGACTCAAATTATTGAAGCAGCAAAAGATGTTTTAGAAGTTGTTCCACCTGAATTAGCTTCAGATATAGTTGATCGTGGTATTATGTTAACCGGTGGTGGAGCATTATTAAAAGGCTTAGACCACGCTATTTCTAAAGTATTAACAGTTCCTGTTATTATTTCAGAGAGTCCTTTAGATAACGTTGCTAAAGGTGCCGGCGCTTTATTAGAACATATGAATAAAACAGAAAAGAGTAAAGATTAA
- the yidD gene encoding membrane protein insertion efficiency factor YidD: MTKILLFLVNIYKKYISPLFPPACRYYPTCSTYMIDAIKKHGPLLGLIMGIARIIRCQPFVKGGYDPVSDQFTIFRNKRASDDYRRSMNLK, encoded by the coding sequence ATGACAAAAATATTATTATTTTTAGTTAACATTTATAAAAAATATATTTCACCATTATTTCCACCAGCATGTCGTTATTATCCTACATGTTCAACTTATATGATTGACGCTATTAAAAAACATGGTCCTTTACTTGGTCTTATTATGGGTATCGCAAGAATTATTAGATGCCAACCATTTGTTAAAGGTGGATATGATCCAGTTTCTGATCAATTTACTATTTTTAGAAACAAAAGAGCGAGCGATGATTATCGTCGTTCAATGAATTTGAAGTAG
- a CDS encoding DUF2969 family protein produces MSKSKKNINVQLDTKKIEGKDCEVLTVGKKEVGYIRPNEENKFDVVFGEDLFHAKTVDEGVETLISQYHLHKG; encoded by the coding sequence ATGTCAAAATCGAAGAAAAATATTAATGTACAGCTAGATACTAAAAAAATTGAGGGAAAAGACTGTGAGGTCTTAACTGTTGGTAAAAAAGAAGTAGGTTATATTAGACCAAATGAAGAAAATAAATTTGACGTTGTTTTTGGTGAAGATTTATTTCATGCTAAAACTGTTGATGAAGGTGTTGAAACATTAATTAGTCAATACCATCTTCATAAAGGTTAA
- a CDS encoding FtsW/RodA/SpoVE family cell cycle protein, producing the protein MLNNSNENDTVDSRIDWQIIICVLLLALIGIGSIFVAVNHDSYSATIVKTMITQVLWYTIGTIAIVIIMQFDSEQLWKIAPIIYWGALLMLASLLVLYSRSFFVQTGAKSWFQLGPLTFQPAEVMKPAFVVMLARVVVEHNRNYGVHIVKTDFWLLLKMILWTLPICVLLKLENDFGTMLVFFAILGGLVIVSGITWKIILPGFISFATIGGTALILVITSGGRKILESVGFQSYQFDRVNDWLDPSNPSNLNGSGYQLWQSIKAVGSGGFGGTGFNVSHVYVPVRESDMIFSVIGENFGFVGGLVLIGLYFLLISRMIRVTFETRNIYYAYISTGIIMMILFHVFENIGMSIGLLPLTGIPLPFVSQGGSALIGNMIGIGLIMSMQYHNYGSMFSSNKEFS; encoded by the coding sequence GTGTTAAATAATTCTAATGAAAATGACACTGTGGATTCTAGAATTGATTGGCAAATAATAATTTGTGTTTTGTTACTTGCCCTAATTGGGATCGGTTCTATTTTTGTTGCTGTTAATCATGATTCTTATTCTGCAACCATTGTTAAAACAATGATAACTCAAGTTTTATGGTACACAATTGGAACGATTGCAATTGTTATTATTATGCAATTTGATTCAGAACAACTTTGGAAAATTGCCCCTATAATATACTGGGGTGCATTACTGATGTTAGCTTCGTTGCTTGTTTTGTATAGTCGATCTTTTTTTGTTCAGACAGGAGCTAAAAGTTGGTTTCAATTAGGACCATTAACTTTTCAACCAGCTGAAGTTATGAAGCCAGCCTTTGTTGTCATGTTAGCGCGTGTTGTAGTTGAGCATAATCGTAATTATGGAGTTCATATTGTTAAAACTGACTTTTGGTTATTACTTAAGATGATTCTCTGGACTTTACCAATATGTGTACTATTGAAGTTAGAAAATGATTTTGGAACAATGTTGGTTTTCTTTGCAATTTTGGGTGGACTAGTTATTGTTTCTGGTATTACATGGAAGATTATTCTACCTGGATTTATTTCATTCGCAACAATCGGTGGAACTGCTCTAATATTAGTTATTACAAGTGGCGGTAGAAAAATATTGGAATCTGTTGGGTTTCAATCTTACCAATTTGATCGTGTTAATGATTGGTTAGATCCATCTAATCCATCTAACTTAAATGGATCTGGATATCAATTATGGCAAAGCATTAAAGCAGTTGGTTCTGGTGGATTTGGAGGAACTGGTTTTAATGTTTCACATGTTTATGTACCTGTTCGTGAATCTGATATGATTTTTTCTGTAATTGGAGAAAATTTTGGTTTCGTTGGTGGATTAGTACTAATTGGGTTATATTTCTTATTAATTTCTCGAATGATTAGAGTTACATTTGAAACTAGAAATATATATTATGCATATATTTCTACCGGAATCATTATGATGATTTTGTTTCATGTTTTTGAAAACATTGGTATGAGTATTGGATTATTACCTTTAACTGGAATTCCACTACCTTTTGTTAGCCAAGGAGGATCAGCTTTAATTGGTAATATGATTGGGATTGGTTTAATTATGTCCATGCAGTATCATAATTATGGATCGATGTTTAGTTCTAATAAAGAATTTTCTTAG
- a CDS encoding methionine ABC transporter ATP-binding protein gives MIKFKNVYKKYKLNKSILTAVNDVNFEVDDGEIYGIIGYSGAGKSTLVRILDGIEPPTSGSIEISGKDISKLSNKELRAQRKKIGMIFQHFNLLWSRTIIQNVELPLEISGVNKEERKKQAQKFIELVGLKGRENDYPSELSGGQKQRVGIARALANKPEILISDEATSALDPQTTDEILDLLIKINKELNLTVLLITHEMHAIRKVANKVAVMENGQIVEHGSVYDIFKNPKQPITKRFVDEDNPSTENELSMTVDEIVDKYPNGSVIKLSFNGNQSQQPVISQMIRDFDTLEISIIEGAIHQTQDGSMGSLIIQLLGTQADQNKAIEYLNSLNIETEVINRG, from the coding sequence TTGATAAAGTTTAAAAATGTTTATAAAAAATATAAATTAAATAAAAGCATTTTGACGGCAGTTAATGATGTCAATTTTGAAGTGGATGATGGAGAAATTTACGGAATTATTGGTTATTCAGGTGCTGGTAAAAGTACTTTGGTTCGTATATTAGATGGAATTGAGCCTCCAACTTCAGGATCTATCGAAATTAGTGGAAAAGATATTTCTAAATTAAGTAATAAAGAACTTAGAGCACAAAGAAAGAAAATAGGAATGATTTTTCAACATTTTAATTTGCTTTGGTCTAGAACAATTATCCAAAACGTTGAATTACCATTGGAAATATCTGGTGTTAACAAGGAAGAGCGCAAAAAGCAAGCTCAAAAATTTATTGAACTTGTTGGACTAAAAGGGCGTGAAAATGATTATCCTTCTGAATTGTCTGGTGGTCAAAAACAACGTGTAGGAATTGCTAGAGCTTTAGCAAACAAACCGGAAATTTTAATTTCTGATGAAGCTACTAGTGCATTGGATCCACAAACTACTGATGAAATTTTGGACTTATTAATTAAAATTAATAAAGAACTTAATTTAACAGTTCTATTAATAACTCATGAAATGCATGCAATCAGAAAGGTAGCAAATAAGGTTGCTGTGATGGAAAATGGGCAAATTGTAGAACATGGTAGTGTTTATGATATCTTTAAAAATCCTAAACAACCAATTACTAAGCGCTTCGTTGATGAAGACAATCCTTCTACTGAAAATGAATTAAGTATGACTGTTGACGAAATTGTTGATAAATATCCTAATGGTTCTGTTATTAAATTGTCTTTTAATGGAAATCAATCCCAACAACCAGTTATTTCTCAAATGATTCGTGATTTCGATACTCTAGAAATCAGTATTATTGAAGGAGCTATTCATCAGACCCAGGACGGATCTATGGGATCATTAATTATTCAATTATTAGGAACTCAAGCAGATCAGAATAAAGCAATTGAATACTTAAATTCATTAAATATTGAAACTGAGGTGATCAATCGTGGATAA
- a CDS encoding methionine ABC transporter permease, whose amino-acid sequence MDNQGIQSYFQFKNINWPAMQQATWETIWMTALSMIIVTFVGIILGLLLFESRNKKGFGWRILNWIIAFLVNVFRSIPFIILIVLLLPFTKDLVGTIIGPKAAIPSLVISAAPFYARMVEADFREVDSGVIEAVKSMGGTNWDVIFKVLLPESTPALIAGGTVTAISLISYTAMAGAIGSGGLGYLAYLDGFQSNNNTVTLVATVIILIIVLIVQTIGDLLVKKTDKRSL is encoded by the coding sequence GTGGATAATCAAGGAATTCAATCATATTTTCAATTTAAAAACATTAATTGGCCAGCAATGCAACAAGCAACATGGGAAACAATTTGGATGACAGCTTTATCAATGATTATTGTAACCTTTGTTGGAATAATTTTAGGGCTACTTTTATTCGAAAGTCGTAATAAAAAAGGCTTTGGATGGAGAATATTAAACTGGATTATTGCTTTTCTTGTCAATGTTTTTCGTTCCATTCCATTCATTATTTTAATTGTGTTATTATTACCATTTACGAAAGATTTAGTTGGAACCATTATTGGACCTAAGGCAGCTATTCCATCATTAGTTATTTCCGCAGCACCATTTTATGCTCGAATGGTAGAAGCTGATTTTAGAGAAGTTGATAGTGGAGTAATTGAAGCCGTTAAATCAATGGGTGGAACTAACTGGGATGTTATTTTTAAGGTACTATTGCCAGAAAGTACGCCTGCTTTAATCGCTGGTGGCACTGTGACTGCTATTTCTTTAATTTCTTATACTGCAATGGCAGGTGCAATTGGTTCTGGTGGACTAGGATATTTAGCTTACCTAGATGGTTTTCAATCTAACAACAATACTGTGACATTAGTTGCAACCGTTATTATTTTAATTATTGTTTTAATTGTTCAAACGATTGGTGATTTGTTAGTTAAGAAAACTGATAAACGTTCATTATAA
- a CDS encoding MetQ/NlpA family ABC transporter substrate-binding protein, whose product MKKILSFGSILILFIVLLFLGPGNYKAKNTLRVGASNIPHAEILRHVAPMLKKEGVKLDIVTFQDYVLPNRALIGKQIDVNYFQTPAFLDQWNKENNANLVDLGAVHLEPIGIYSKKVKKLSDLKDGAKILVSSNAPDYGRIIQLFQQHGLIGIKKGVKISQATFSDINYNPKHLKFQTGYEPKIMPLIYNNGEGDAVAINSNYAVQGGLQPYKQAIALQKAQKDSPYNNIVASRYGNRNNREIKLLVKALQSKSTQKWIKDKYKGAVLPAER is encoded by the coding sequence ATGAAAAAAATTTTATCCTTCGGTTCTATATTAATATTATTTATTGTTTTATTATTTTTAGGTCCTGGTAATTATAAAGCTAAAAATACTTTACGAGTTGGTGCATCCAATATTCCACATGCTGAAATACTAAGGCACGTTGCGCCAATGTTAAAAAAGGAAGGTGTTAAGTTAGATATTGTTACCTTTCAGGACTATGTATTACCTAACCGTGCTTTGATTGGTAAACAAATTGATGTAAATTACTTTCAAACACCAGCATTTTTAGATCAATGGAATAAGGAAAATAATGCTAACCTAGTAGACCTAGGGGCTGTTCATCTTGAGCCTATTGGTATTTATTCTAAAAAAGTTAAAAAACTATCCGATTTAAAAGATGGTGCTAAAATCTTAGTAAGTAGTAATGCACCTGATTATGGTAGAATTATTCAGCTTTTCCAGCAACATGGTTTAATTGGTATCAAAAAAGGTGTAAAAATTTCACAAGCGACCTTTAGTGATATTAATTACAATCCGAAGCATTTAAAATTTCAAACTGGATATGAACCTAAAATAATGCCATTAATTTACAATAATGGTGAGGGTGATGCAGTAGCAATTAATTCTAATTATGCTGTACAAGGTGGCTTACAGCCTTATAAACAAGCTATTGCCCTACAAAAAGCACAGAAAGATTCACCATATAATAATATTGTTGCCTCAAGATATGGTAATCGGAATAATCGTGAGATTAAGCTTTTAGTAAAAGCACTTCAATCTAAATCTACGCAAAAATGGATTAAAGATAAATATAAAGGGGCTGTTTTGCCGGCCGAAAGATAG
- a CDS encoding GntR family transcriptional regulator: protein MQFDFQSSEPIFLQVSNQIEDAIFTGAFPEGKQIPSTTEISKTFQINPATVLKGMNILVNNNLLEKQRGRGTFVTHGAQQRVVNERREHFYQDYILNLINESKKLHLNEDDILQLIKRGYDNE, encoded by the coding sequence ATGCAATTTGATTTTCAAAGTTCTGAACCTATTTTTTTACAAGTTTCCAATCAAATTGAAGATGCTATTTTTACAGGAGCATTTCCTGAAGGAAAACAAATTCCATCAACTACTGAAATATCCAAGACTTTTCAAATAAATCCAGCAACTGTCCTTAAAGGGATGAATATACTAGTGAATAATAATTTATTAGAAAAGCAGCGAGGTCGAGGAACTTTTGTTACACATGGAGCTCAACAAAGGGTTGTCAATGAACGTCGAGAACATTTCTATCAAGATTACATTTTAAATTTAATCAATGAGTCTAAAAAATTACATTTGAACGAAGATGACATTTTACAATTAATAAAGCGAGGTTATGATAATGAGTAA
- a CDS encoding ABC transporter ATP-binding protein — translation MSKIEIKNLNKNFKFGKDKILKDINLSFDSNKIYGLFGENGAGKSTLMNLIADYTFPTDGQVTLDNENVHDNDKALSKIYYMNQNNMYPKNEKVKKIFELTKSIYKDYDVQLQDKLVKKFQLNIKTRFNKLSTGYKSIVKIIIALCVPCEFIILDEPTLGLDARNRDIFYRELIESYSEEPRTFIISTHIIEEIDKLVSNVVMIADGKVVLNDTSDNIRAKAYSVNGPMDLVSDYTKDLSVIGKESLGQYVTIDVMGSLPNKKVPSGVKVTKIELQKLIVNLMNKDGANDN, via the coding sequence ATGAGTAAAATTGAAATTAAAAATTTAAATAAAAACTTTAAGTTTGGTAAAGATAAAATATTAAAGGATATTAACTTATCCTTTGATTCTAATAAAATTTATGGACTATTTGGTGAAAATGGAGCTGGTAAATCGACCTTAATGAATCTAATTGCTGATTATACTTTTCCTACGGATGGTCAAGTCACCTTAGATAATGAAAATGTTCATGATAATGATAAGGCGTTATCTAAGATTTATTATATGAATCAAAATAATATGTATCCTAAAAATGAAAAAGTTAAGAAAATATTCGAATTAACTAAATCAATATATAAAGATTATGATGTTCAATTACAAGACAAATTAGTAAAAAAATTTCAATTAAACATTAAGACACGTTTTAATAAATTATCAACCGGATATAAGTCCATTGTTAAAATTATTATTGCTTTATGTGTACCATGTGAATTTATTATTTTAGATGAACCTACTTTGGGTCTAGATGCCAGAAATCGTGATATATTCTACCGTGAATTAATTGAAAGTTATAGTGAAGAACCTAGAACTTTTATTATCTCTACACATATCATCGAAGAAATTGATAAGTTAGTTAGCAATGTTGTTATGATTGCTGACGGTAAAGTTGTTTTAAATGATACATCAGATAATATTCGTGCAAAAGCATATTCAGTAAATGGTCCTATGGACTTAGTTAGTGATTATACTAAAGATTTGTCAGTGATTGGAAAAGAATCATTAGGTCAATATGTAACAATTGATGTTATGGGATCATTACCTAATAAAAAAGTGCCTAGTGGGGTCAAAGTAACTAAAATTGAATTACAAAAGTTAATTGTTAATTTGATGAATAAGGATGGTGCTAATGATAATTAA
- a CDS encoding D-alanine--D-alanine ligase family protein yields the protein MVKKTHLALLFGGDSSEHDVSKRSAHNIYDAMDKDKYDISLFLLTKKGIILSDEASHRIFNGESEDDVVKEEMDKLDFSDPLAPIKNLAAVKDIDVFFPTIHGNLGEDGTIQGLLRLLHKPYVGSGILESAMGFDKDITKKMLNLADVRNTNYQLITPDNKDDWSYAKLQAKFGDVIFLKPANQGSSVGIHKVTNEKEFEDGLKDAFRYDYKILAEQSIDGPEELEISILGNEKPIASKLGAIRVPKQDKFYTYDNKFVDASEVIFDIPVDVSKELADEITDMALRAYRALGLKGMARIDFLVSKDDVPYLGEVNTLPGFTNISLYPQLWEASGISYTDLIDRLIDLAYAEFKRQSEIIHDFKPLS from the coding sequence ATGGTAAAGAAAACACATTTAGCTCTATTATTTGGTGGAGATTCATCAGAACATGATGTTTCAAAACGTTCTGCACATAATATTTATGATGCAATGGATAAAGATAAGTATGATATTAGTCTATTTTTACTTACTAAAAAAGGAATTATTCTAAGCGATGAAGCTTCTCACCGTATCTTCAATGGTGAATCAGAAGATGATGTTGTTAAAGAAGAAATGGATAAATTAGACTTTTCTGATCCTTTAGCACCAATTAAAAACTTGGCTGCAGTTAAAGATATCGATGTATTTTTTCCAACTATCCATGGTAATTTGGGTGAAGATGGGACTATTCAAGGTTTATTAAGATTGTTACATAAGCCTTACGTTGGTAGTGGTATTTTGGAGTCTGCAATGGGCTTTGATAAAGATATTACTAAAAAGATGCTTAATTTAGCAGATGTTAGAAATACTAATTATCAATTAATTACTCCTGATAATAAAGATGATTGGTCATATGCTAAGTTACAAGCTAAGTTTGGGGATGTTATTTTCCTAAAACCTGCTAACCAAGGTTCTTCAGTTGGTATTCATAAAGTTACCAATGAAAAAGAATTTGAAGATGGTCTAAAAGATGCATTTAGATATGATTACAAGATTCTTGCTGAACAATCAATTGATGGTCCGGAAGAACTTGAAATTTCCATTTTAGGTAATGAAAAACCAATCGCTTCAAAGTTAGGTGCTATTAGAGTTCCTAAGCAAGACAAATTCTACACTTATGACAATAAATTTGTTGATGCTAGTGAGGTTATTTTTGATATTCCAGTTGATGTTTCTAAAGAACTAGCTGATGAAATTACTGATATGGCTTTAAGAGCTTATAGAGCATTAGGCTTAAAGGGTATGGCACGTATTGATTTCTTAGTATCAAAAGATGATGTTCCATATTTAGGTGAAGTTAATACACTACCTGGATTTACAAATATTAGTTTGTATCCACAATTATGGGAAGCTTCAGGAATTAGTTATACGGATTTGATTGATCGCCTAATTGATTTAGCTTATGCTGAATTTAAACGCCAATCTGAAATTATTCATGATTTTAAACCATTATCATAA
- a CDS encoding DNA-3-methyladenine glycosylase I, translating to MVQRCNWSTKNNRLLIYHDNEWGRPIFDSQKLFEILSLEILQAGLCWTLILSKRDSIVEAFDYFDFKKISAYDNNQLEKLINNKNIIRNKDKIEAIIFNAKLCNSIDLSSFIWEDFSYCPLNHLNESNEIPLYEEFIHKYVLKFKHYGFKRIGSKTLYSFYQAVGVVNDHEIECFYNKS from the coding sequence ATGGTTCAAAGATGCAACTGGTCTACTAAAAATAATCGCTTATTAATATATCATGATAACGAATGGGGGCGCCCAATTTTTGATTCTCAAAAGTTATTTGAAATTTTATCATTAGAAATTTTACAAGCGGGATTATGTTGGACGTTGATCTTATCAAAAAGGGATAGTATCGTTGAAGCTTTTGATTATTTTGATTTCAAAAAAATTAGCGCATATGACAACAATCAGTTAGAAAAATTGATTAACAATAAAAATATTATTAGAAATAAAGATAAAATTGAAGCGATAATTTTTAATGCTAAATTATGTAATAGTATAGATTTATCTAGTTTTATTTGGGAAGATTTTAGTTATTGTCCATTAAATCATTTAAATGAAAGTAACGAGATTCCATTATATGAAGAATTTATTCATAAATATGTATTAAAATTTAAACATTATGGTTTTAAAAGAATTGGATCAAAAACTTTATATTCATTTTATCAGGCTGTTGGAGTAGTAAATGATCATGAAATTGAATGTTTTTATAATAAATCTTAA